One Deltaproteobacteria bacterium DNA window includes the following coding sequences:
- a CDS encoding DUF3341 domain-containing protein encodes MVKQLTFDRKEEFLDALRGLVQEKVPGRKLKLFMPFFVHDVEEIIPPKEGRVKYFAFIGAASGTLTGFVFTILTSLSWPLITGGKPIVSIPPFIIIAFALTILFGALSSFAGFLILSRLPSVESIISEEEFENRFVIIVEEAAGR; translated from the coding sequence ATGGTGAAGCAGCTGACATTCGACAGGAAGGAAGAGTTTCTGGACGCCCTGAGAGGGCTCGTGCAGGAGAAGGTGCCCGGAAGAAAGCTCAAGCTGTTCATGCCCTTTTTCGTCCATGACGTAGAAGAGATCATTCCCCCCAAGGAGGGCAGGGTCAAGTATTTCGCCTTCATCGGCGCGGCGTCGGGCACCCTGACGGGCTTCGTCTTTACCATCCTCACATCGCTCAGCTGGCCGCTGATCACGGGGGGCAAGCCGATCGTGTCGATCCCGCCGTTTATCATCATCGCCTTCGCACTCACCATCCTCTTCGGTGCCCTCTCGAGCTTCGCCGGCTTTCTCATCCTGTCGCGGCTGCCGAGCGTTGAAAGCATAATCTCGGAGGAGGAGTTCGAAAACAGGTTCGTGATAATCGTGGAGGAGGCGGCCGGGAGATGA